In Pseudobdellovibrio exovorus JSS, the genomic stretch GTGAAGTGGCTCTGGGTTGGAAAAAATCTGAAAAAGTGGCGTATTATCACTACGTCATTCCTGAAAAAAGCATCGCCGAAGCCAATAGCAGCTTTCGCCGACTGGGTAAGTTAGTTTTAAAATTTGAAAAACATCCGCGCTCTATTCCGGCGGGCAGCAGACGCTTTATTATCGAAGTCGAGCAAAAATAGTGAAGATTAAGAATCCATTTCGGTTTTCATCTTTAAGATCAGTATTGATCACATGGTTTTTTGTATTTTCTATTCTGCCGTTGGTTTTAATTTCATGGTATTCGTTACGGCAATTTCAGCAGGCTATTGAAAGTGAACAATTGCAGCGACTTCAATCCAACGGACGAGAAGTGGCTGTCATTGTTTCGGATTACTATCAACAACTTAAAAACAATCAAGAAGCCTTGGCCAGTTCAAGTCAATTTGTTGAAGCTTTAGTGCAATCCAATCGTAGATTTTTAAAAGACTTTTCTTATGCAGGGCTCAGCTTAAGTTTTCTAAATTCAGCTTCTTTGTATTCACCAAGCGGGCAAAAGTTACTCATTTTAAATCGTGATCGTCAGAACAACCTGCAATCACAATTTATCTTTTCAGAAGACCAAGTCCTACGTGAAGATGAAGTAAAACACTTAGCAAATCAAGACGAACTCGGCACCGTTGTCGAAAGCAATACGGACGGATTAACGCTGGTGTTACTTAGTAAGTTTAAAAACACAGAAGGTGAAATCCAAGGCTATATAGAACAGCGAATAGATTTGAAATCACTGTTTCTTATGCGAGTTAAAAATAAAATCAAGTCTGAGCTTTTCTTATTAGATAATTCGCAGAATAAAATTTTGGCATCGACATTCTATTTGCCGAATGCAGATATTCGCTCTTTGGTGCAACAGGGGCAATCGTTGCATGACGAAGACCAAATTTTAAATATCAAAAGCCAAGACACGCCCTACGGATTTATTATACAGCCACTGCTGTGGGATAAGTCGGTCTTTTTTCTGGGTATTGGTATGAGCAAAAAAGGCTCCTTAGAAGTTCTACAAAATATTAATGTGGCCTTCATCGGTGTCATCAGTTTAGTGGCGCTGTTCCTGATTATCACAATCGTGATTAGCACCACCGTGTTATTGCGGCCGATTAATGAATTGATTGATGGTTTGCAGGCATTTGATAAGACAGAAAAACCAATTCAATTGGCAGTTAAAAACAAAACAGAAATCGGCAGATTGACCCGCACGTTTAATCAGATGAGCTATAAAATTTATCGAGCGAAACATGACTTGCGAAAGAAAATCAAAGAGCTCGAAAAAGCGAACCTGAACTTGAAAGCGGCTCAGGCGAAGTTAGTGCATTCGGCTAAGATGACCAGCCTAGGGCAACTGGTAGCAGGGGTGGCGCACGAATTGAATAATCCGATTGGTTTTATCTACAGTAACACAGGACATTTAAAAGATTATTCCCAGAAATTATTTAAGATCATTGATGAGATCGAACAGAATCCAGAAAAGATTAACGAGATCAAGCAGGCTTACGATTATGAGTATATTAAAAAAGATTTGCCCTTACTGATCCGTTCGTGTGAAGACGGAGCCCAGCGCACACGAGACATCGTTGTGGGACTACGGAACTTCTCTAGATTGGATGAATCGCAATTAAAAGAGGTTGATTTACGTGAAGCCCTCGATACCACTTTAGAAATTCTCGGTGGAGAAATTAAGAACCGAATCAAAATTATCAAGAACTACGAAACAGTTCCACCGATATGGTGTTATGCTTCGCAGATCAATCAAGTTCTAGTGAATATATTAGCCAATGCGGCTCAGGCCATAGAGGGAAATGGACGCATTTGGATTCACCTGAGCGCCCAGAAAGCGACTCCGGAAAAACCTCGTCATATACGCCTATCGATTCAAGACAGTGGGGCTGGAATTCCTCGTGAAGTCGTAGAGAAAATTTTCGAGCCGTTTTTTACGACAAAAGATGTGGGGCAGGGAACAGGATTAGGGCTGAGTATTTCCTATGGAATCGTACAAAATCATGGTGGCGACATCCAAGTGAAGTCCCAGCAAGGTAAAGGGACTGAGTTCATTGTGACTCTTCCTTTAAGGCCACCTCAAACGAAACCGCCTTCGGCGCGTCTCAAAATGGGAAAAGACGACAAAACTAAGTTTTAGGTCAAATTCTTCCGATAAGTTCACAGTGAAACAGATCAGTGAGTTTTTAAACTATATTATTGCACTGATGGTGGTCGTGATGGCCGGCGCTTTTTATCATTTTCACACAAGCTCAAAGGCCCCATCCGAAGTCAACGATCTATCCAGCCATCAAGCAAGCAAGAAGCCAGCTTCACAGAACTTGAGTTCTGCGGAAGAGGATAAAATTGTAAATAAATACCTACAAGAAGCCTCTAAAGAATTAGAGCGTCAAAAAATGATTTCGGACCGAAATTTACGTGAGGCTCAACGTAAATTAGCAGAGCTAGAGCGAGCTAAAAAATTAAAAGAGCAAAAAGAAATCGAAAGTATTCCACTGGAACGTCAAATCTGGAAAGAGCCGCAACGTGAAACCGCGGTCGAGATTCTAGATGGCGAAATAAGTCAGTTACAACAGCAAATTCGCACGATTGATCGTCAGCAAAAAAAAGCTGCGGATGATTTTGTTGAAAATGCGCGACAAGAGGGATACCACGTCGAGGTTTCTGACGATATGGAAGTGACGAATGCCACACCTATCCGTAATCGAAAACCTTCACAAGAAGATGACGAAGATTCAATCGAAGTGTATCCGTCAGATTAAGTTATTCTCTTTGAAACTGAAGTAATTCTTATCTGTAAAAATAATATGATCTAAAATGGGCAGCTGTAGAAGGTGCCCTTTTTTTATCAACTGTTGAGTCATGCGGATATCTGCAGGTGTTGGTTGCACGTTTAAGCTGGGGTGATTGTGCGCTAAAACCAGAGCCTGTGCGTCGAGTAATAGGGCACTTTTGAAAATCTTCTGCGGCTTAACAAGACAAAAGTTTGGCTGTCCTGTGGCCATCCGCTGAATAGCGATAAACTCCAATGCCGAGTCTAGGTAAATGACCCAAAAACTTTCGTTACTTTTTTGAAACAGGTGGCGCAATAAAAGAAAATAAAAAGAGGCACAGGGTGAAATCGACATCATGTAGCTGCTGTGCAATATCTGGTTAAATCGTATCTGTGGAAATTGGTGTGGGGATTTACATTGTGCTCCATAAACCGGATAAAAGGCCGCTTCTCGTTTCAGTATAAATCGAATACAGTGGAGTATATTAAAGGAGATCGAAATGAATCATTTTCTGAAATTATCCTCTGTTGTTGTGTTGGGTTTAGCTCTGGCCTCCTGCGGTCCTAAAGCATTTGTGAAAGGTGAATACGATGAAGATATCAATCGTGAAAACCTGATGAATGATCAATGGTCTGAAACAGATATGCAAGTGGCAGTACGTGCGATGGTGAACTCTATGGTAAGTCATTCGACAATTGCTAATGCGAAGCGTGTACCAGTTGTTATTGTCACAAATTTGCAAAACAAAACCAGCGAACATATTGATACTCAAAACATTATGGATATGGTGCGCGTGGATTTAACTCGTTCAGGAAAAGTAGCCTTCGTTGATAAAGAAGCTCGTCAAGATATCGCAGAAGAATATGCATATCAGGGTTCCGGCACGACATCTGAAGAGACAAAAAAATCTACAGGTGGTCAAACAGGTGCAGATTTCATTATTAACGGACGCTTAGACTCGATTGTTCAAGAAGTGGGTAAAGAAAAAACGGTGTACTACAAGTTAACTCTTAACTTAACAAATTTGAAAACGGGTGTGATCGCTTGGACTGATTACAAGCAAATCCGCAAAATGTACAAAAAGAAAAGCGTTGGTCTTTAACAGTCTTTAGTATTTTTTAAAGATGACCAAATTCATTCCGGTTGCACTCTGCTGTTTAGGTTTTTTGCTGACAGGGTGTGCGACCCATCAAGGCAAAATAGAAACAGCTCGTGCCGGTCTGATGAGTGGCAACTGCGAAACGGCCTTACCTCAACTTGAAAAACTCAGTGCAGAAGAAGGCGATAACCAGCTCCTTTATTTAATGGAGTATGGATCGGCTTTACAAATCTGTAAGGAATACCAAAAAAGTAATGAAGTTTTTTTGAAGGCGGATCGGCTGAGTGAGCAAATCGACTATCATTCAGTGTCACGAATCGTGGGAGCAACGTTACTAAATGAAGAGATGATCCAATATAAAGGTGATATCTTTGAACGCTTATTTATTAACGTATCGGCGGCCTTAAACTTTTTAGAGTTAGGTCAGTTAGATGATGCGATGGTGGAAGTTCGCCGTATTCATGAAAAATACAATCGTTTTACAGCCGAAGAAAAAAACAGTTTTGAACTGAATTCTTTTGCACAGTATTTAGCTGGAATGATTTATGAGGTTAATGGCCAGTTCGATGATGCCTGTATCGCCTATCAAAGTTCATACAAACTGGATAACACCTATCGAAATGTGGGATTAGATATGCTTTCGGCTTGTTGGCGTGCTCGTCGTTATCAAGAGTACGAACGCTTAGCCAAAGAGATGTTACTAATTGAATCTGAAGTGGATTACGTCAAAAGAAAAAATAAAAACGAAGTGATAATCGTTTATCTTCAGGGACTTGGGCCACGAAAAACCATGCGTGGTGCAGAGGGTTCTTTGCCTCATCTGAGTCCCACATACAATGTGACCCAGCAAATAGTTGCGAACTATGAAGATCAGAAAAAAAAGCCCCAAAGTCAGACGAGTCGATCTGTGTACAGTGTGCAAAATGCAGCGATTGCAACGTTAGAGGCCGACTACAATGCTTTGGCTTTACGACGTATCGGAGCGCGCGTGGCCAAAGAAGTTGTAGCCGATCAGATACGTCAAAAAGATGAAGCGTTGGGAAATGTGGCTTTGCTTGTGATGCTCTTGGCAGAACGTGCGGACTTACGCAACTGGAGTCTATTGCCCGAGGGTGTGCAGGTCTTGCGACTGAATCCTAAGGCGGGCAGTACGATTGAAGTTACAGGTCTCAGCCGTGATCACACACGGACGGAGGATATGGGAACCATTGATCTGTCATTAAATCCAAAGAAAAGAATTTATCTATTAAGAAGTGTCCGTTAGGTGCCAGGCCGTGTTTACGGACACAGTGCGTCCGTAAACACGGCCTGGCACCAAAAAAAAGGCCAGCAAAAGCTGACCTTTTTTATTATTCACTGAATGTGAAGTTAGAAACTACGGATTGAAACCTTGATTGTTGCTTGGCAACGGAAGGTTCGGAGTTTCATCTTCTTGGTTCAAACCAGGAAGAACAGTCGCTTTTTCAGCAACCGCTTTCGAAGTTGAATCTGTGTTCAAGCGAGCTGCAGTAGCAACGCGGTTGTCAGCAGTTTGTTTTAAATCATCAGTCGATACGCGATCGATATTCACGCTAACAGTAGCTTGCTTCGTCATGTAGTCGATTGGGAAAGCACCAAGTTTAGCTAAGTAGCTAGAGATGCTACCATTGCCGTTTTGGATGATTTCGCGAAGAGTGAAAAGCGGAGCGTACTGAGAAGCTTTTTTCTCTGATTCAAAGATGATTTGCGTCAAAGTAGCTGCCGTGATGTCATTTTTTGATTTATTGTCGATCACCATAACTTCTTCGTTAGAGCGAATCATTTTTGCAATATCATCCAGAGTCACGTAGCAGCTTTGTTGAGTGTCATATAACTTACGATTTTGGTAGCGTTTGATAATTTTAACTTTTGCGCTTGGTTTTACGCTTAAGTTTTCCATTTGGTTCATCACAATGGCCTCCCCTTATGTGGCTTTTGTTTAGTCTAGCTAAGAGCTTAAAACTAAAGCTTTTTGCCTACTTATTACCCGCGCAAATTAGCCCTGCCGCCACCCCTTGTCAAGCAACACCAAGCGAATAATTCGCAAATATTTCACTCAGCTCTTTTATATAAGATCTGAGGTCTAGTTCGTCGAAGAAAGTCCAGTTTTTTGAATCTGAGTTCTGAAAATATAAAGTTATTTCATATAGTTATATTAAACAAAAAATAAGATAGAAAATCTCTATGGCCCTCGGAACAGAATGGGTAGGCCTAAGTCTAGATATACATAAAATGAACATTTTTTGATCATTTCACTCTCACCCTAAAGGCGAATTTGTCCGAAAAGCTTTTAAAGGAAGCTTTCATGTTTACAATAAACAAGACACTCTTACAGGCCATTGTTCTTCTTTCGATCACAGGCTGCGCTGGTTCAGGTCACTACTTTTACGACTCGGCACTCAATGATAAAAATCGCGCACCATCTTCATTGGCTCTTCCAGAAGCATTTGAACCTACGATCACGACAATTGATTCGATGAGGAATCAAGCACAGGCAGACTTCTTATTTTTAAAATCCGAGATGCAGTCGAATGCAGGTCACGGAGCTGCGGCCATTGAAACCCTTAAAGCGGCTTTGGTATTTGATCCCGAGTCAGCAACGTTCATGCAAAAAATAGCAATCGAACACTATCGTGAAGGTAA encodes the following:
- a CDS encoding ATP-binding protein, coding for MKIKNPFRFSSLRSVLITWFFVFSILPLVLISWYSLRQFQQAIESEQLQRLQSNGREVAVIVSDYYQQLKNNQEALASSSQFVEALVQSNRRFLKDFSYAGLSLSFLNSASLYSPSGQKLLILNRDRQNNLQSQFIFSEDQVLREDEVKHLANQDELGTVVESNTDGLTLVLLSKFKNTEGEIQGYIEQRIDLKSLFLMRVKNKIKSELFLLDNSQNKILASTFYLPNADIRSLVQQGQSLHDEDQILNIKSQDTPYGFIIQPLLWDKSVFFLGIGMSKKGSLEVLQNINVAFIGVISLVALFLIITIVISTTVLLRPINELIDGLQAFDKTEKPIQLAVKNKTEIGRLTRTFNQMSYKIYRAKHDLRKKIKELEKANLNLKAAQAKLVHSAKMTSLGQLVAGVAHELNNPIGFIYSNTGHLKDYSQKLFKIIDEIEQNPEKINEIKQAYDYEYIKKDLPLLIRSCEDGAQRTRDIVVGLRNFSRLDESQLKEVDLREALDTTLEILGGEIKNRIKIIKNYETVPPIWCYASQINQVLVNILANAAQAIEGNGRIWIHLSAQKATPEKPRHIRLSIQDSGAGIPREVVEKIFEPFFTTKDVGQGTGLGLSISYGIVQNHGGDIQVKSQQGKGTEFIVTLPLRPPQTKPPSARLKMGKDDKTKF
- a CDS encoding JAB domain-containing protein, whose product is MMSISPCASFYFLLLRHLFQKSNESFWVIYLDSALEFIAIQRMATGQPNFCLVKPQKIFKSALLLDAQALVLAHNHPSLNVQPTPADIRMTQQLIKKGHLLQLPILDHIIFTDKNYFSFKENNLI
- the lpoB gene encoding penicillin-binding protein activator LpoB; this translates as MNHFLKLSSVVVLGLALASCGPKAFVKGEYDEDINRENLMNDQWSETDMQVAVRAMVNSMVSHSTIANAKRVPVVIVTNLQNKTSEHIDTQNIMDMVRVDLTRSGKVAFVDKEARQDIAEEYAYQGSGTTSEETKKSTGGQTGADFIINGRLDSIVQEVGKEKTVYYKLTLNLTNLKTGVIAWTDYKQIRKMYKKKSVGL
- a CDS encoding polyhydroxyalkanoate synthesis regulator DNA-binding domain-containing protein; this encodes MNQMENLSVKPSAKVKIIKRYQNRKLYDTQQSCYVTLDDIAKMIRSNEEVMVIDNKSKNDITAATLTQIIFESEKKASQYAPLFTLREIIQNGNGSISSYLAKLGAFPIDYMTKQATVSVNIDRVSTDDLKQTADNRVATAARLNTDSTSKAVAEKATVLPGLNQEDETPNLPLPSNNQGFNP